Within Ovis aries strain OAR_USU_Benz2616 breed Rambouillet chromosome 3, ARS-UI_Ramb_v3.0, whole genome shotgun sequence, the genomic segment CTGCAGGACGGCCCCAGCAGGCCCGCGTCCCCGGAGCCGGGCGCCACGCTGCGGCGCTGGCGGTGCCACGTGCAGAGGTTCTTTTACCGCATCTATGCCGGTCTGCGCATCGAGGAGCTCTTCAGCATCATCCGAGGTCAGCCTGCTCGCTGGGGGCCCCTGCCCTCGCCCCTGCCTGCAGCCCAGGACCCCCGCGTCTGGAGCACAGCCGGGCCCCACCCCGCATCCGCATTGGGCAGGAGAGGTGCTGAATctgcccccagctctgccctaGCCCTTGGGCTCTGCTCTGCCCATCTGCCCCTCCAGGGGGCTGTGCTCAAGGGTGCGGGCCCCTGAGCGCACAGGGGCCACAGCAGACCCCGGGCAGGGTCTCTCCCTGCAGCCTGTGGAGGTGTGGCCACCCAccctccaggcctccctccaGCTGTCTGTGGGcacaccacgtgtgcacgtgccAGGATCAGCCTCTCCCCACAGACTTCCCGGACTCGAGGCCCGCTGTGGAAGACCTCAAGTACTGCCTGGAGAGGACAGACCAGAGGCCGCAGCTGCTCGTGTCCCTCAAGGCTGCCCTGGAGACGAGGCTGCTCCACCCAGGTAGAGCCTGGGAGGGGTCAGGAAGCTTTTCTGCCGCCCTTGGGGGGCGGGGTTCTGCCCGCCCTGTGAGGAGAGCGCCACTCTTCAGTACGGGTTGAGGGGGCAGTGCCTCAGATCACGGGGGTCTCGGGGTGCCGTCGCAGTGGGGCCTGCAGGCCGCCTGGCTGGGGCGTCTGTCTCCGTGTCACCGTGTTGCTCGGGGTCTCCTGTCCCCACCGCAGGCGTGAACACCTGTGACATCATCACCCTGTACATCTCCGCCATCAAGGCGCTGCGCGTGCTGGACCCGTCCATGGTTGTCCTGGAGGTGGCCTGTGAGCCCATTCGCCGGTACCTGCGGTGAGCGCGGGGCAGCTGAGGGAACCCTCAGGGCCCCCAGCCCCACTTGTGCTGCTGAGCCCCCTGCAGGCCTTGGTGGAGTGAAAGGACGTGGTCCCCTGGGCACCAGGTGTCCTCCCAGGTCGGGCAGCCCAAGCTGGGCACCTTCCTTTTGCCAGTGCTGGCTGTCggcctgcagcccagggccacCGCACCCGTATGCAGGCCCAAGGCCAGGTCAGCACAGACAGATGCACAGACTCAGCTTTGCCTCGTTGCAAGCTGGCCCAGGGCTGATGGGAAGGGTGGGTCTTGTGTTGGCCTTTCCACCCCAAGGAACAGAGCCTCTTGACTGTTGGCCAGGGAGCGCAGCCGACCAGGAGCCCCTGGGGCAGTAGAGACTTGAGCCTGCTGACCCCTGGCCCTGCATGGCCTGGTCCGGATCTGTCTTGTCGTCTCAGCCCCTGATGCAGAAAACGGTGgctttttaattttggggggtggCAGTGGAGTCTGATGGCCCTGCCTTTAGCATGTGACTGGTGGGTGCTGCCTGTGGGGGTCGGTGGGGTCACGGGGTCAGCTGGAGCAGGCAGCGAGGGCTCGTGTCCACCAGGACGCGGGAGGACACAGTGCGGCAGATTGTGGCAGGGCTGACCGGGGACTCAGATGGGACGGGGGACTTGGCTGTTGAGCTGTCCAAGACGGACCCTGCAAGCTTGGAGACCGGGCAGGACAGTGAGGACGACTCTGGCGAGCCGGAGGACTGGGTCCCCGACCCCGTGGACGCAGATCCAGGTCAGCGTTGGGCAGCTCTGTGAGGCCTGGGGTCACGGGGGGCGAGGCCTGGGGCCGCGGGGGCGAGGCCGGGGGCCGCGGGGGGCGAGGCCGGGGGTCGCGGGGGCCCGGTCGGGCCGGAGCTCTGGTTGCCGCTGCGCGTGCTCGAGCTTGAGGAGGTCCTCGGTCCGTGCCCGACCTGGCCTGGTGCCCCAGGGTGCTCCCCCTGGCCGGCTGGGCCCATGTGGGTGGTGGCCCCCATCAGAGCCCTAAGGGGtgccctgcctgccccaccccccaccccctggccctGCTGCTTCCGCTGGAGGAGGGGCAGGTTTCTGCACGTCCGCACCAGGGACCCAGAGCCAGGCCTCACGCAGGGGTGCAGTGGGCAGGCTGCTCGGCACAGACGGCGCCACTTCCATGTCTGAGGCGCCCGTGTGCctggccgccagggaagtccagctccAAGCGGCGCTCCTCGGACATCATCAGCCTGCTGGTCAGCATCTACGGCAGCAAGGACCTCTTCATCAACGAGTACCGCTCGCTGCTGGCCGACCGCCTGCTGCACCAGTTCAGCTTCAGCCCCGAGCGGTGAGGCCTGCGGGGGATGCCCTGCGTCCAGGGGAGGCGTGGCCCTGACTCGGGACAGCAGTCCTTTGTCAGCCCCAGTGCACAGCGGAGACGAGCGCGGTCCCCGGCCCGGCAGGGGCCGGCCCGTGCTTGACCACTGCCCCGGGTGCCTGGGGACCGCCGGAGAACCGGAGCACAGGGTTAAGGCTGAGGACCTGAGGTCCTGAGTGGGGAGAGGCTCAGCGCCGGAGAGCTGATCCTAGGGGCTTCCTTCCAGAGCCAGGGGAGGGCAGTGGGGGGCAGGGCCCTGGAGCCCGCCTGTGCTCCCCGCCTCAGCCCCGCACACCCCTTTCTGGCTAAAGACATCTGGGGGTGGCTGCTCCCAGGGCTGCCGCCTGGCCTCCCGGGCTAGGGACGTCCCTGCTCTGGGGACGGGGGCACAGGGCAGTGGGCGTTGCCCTGCAGGGGCTGCCTGGGGCGGGGGCGTTGAACCCCTCAGAAACGCATCCTTGCAGGGAGATCCGCAACGTGGAGCTGCTGAAGCTGCGCTTTGGCGAGGCCCCGATGCACTTCTGTGAGGTCATGCTCAAGGTGGGCGCCCGGGCCCCACGCAGCCACCTggtccctgcccctgcccagacCCTCAGGAGGCCCGTTTCCCCAGGACATGGCGGACTCACGCCGCATCAACGCCAACATCCGGGAGGAGGACGAGAAGCGGCCCGCTGAGGAGCAGCCACCCTTCGGAGTCTATGCCGTCATCCTGTCCAGCGAGTTCTGGCCGCCCTTCAAGGACGAGAAGCTGGAGGTGCCTGAGGACATCAGGGAGGCCCTGGAGGCCTACTGCCGGAAGTACGAGAAGCTGAAGGTGGGGCTGCGCTGCTGGGGCCGCGGGCGCCGCGGCGGGGCCTGCTCTGGGCTCCGGGCTCCACGCCCTCTGTGCTCTCCCGGGAGTCCGCCTGTGTGCACGTGCCGTCTGGGCGTGTGCGCGCGCTCCACGCTCCAGGGGCCTGACGGTGCTGGCGTGAGCCTTGACCCTGAGCTGCCTCTGCAGCGCCCGCCCGCCTGTTCTCAGAACCCTGCACGGGCAGCGGTGTTCGGCCCAGGACACCCGCTGTGTCCCCTCCATGGGCGTCTCCAGGGGGTCTCCTGGCTTCTCTTGGGGTGTTCGGCGGCTCCTCTGGGTTTGCTGTGAGCCGGTGCTGGGGCGGGCTGGGTTAAGGCTGAGGACGTGAGGTCCTGAGTGGGGAGAGGCTCAGCGCCGGAGACCTGATCCTAGGGTCTTCCTTCCAGAGCCAGGGGagggcggcggggggcggggtccTGGAGCCCGCCTGTGCTCCCCGACTCAGCCCCACACACCCCTTCCTGGCTAAAGACATCTGAGgggccctccccagcctccctctaTGCCCCAGCGCGCCTATCAGGAGAGgccctgccagcttcctctggggCGTCCCCCTGGGTCTGAAGGTGGACTCAGACACGGCCCCCTTCTCAGGTTGGTGCGTCCTCCAGCTGGGTGCTGGGGCACCTGGGGGGCTTCTGCTCCCTGCAGTGGGTCTCCTGCCCGAGGCCAGCGCCGCACACACTGGGGTGGCCATGGCCTCTGCTGCAGACCCAAGTTGGGGTTGAAAAGGTCACGGTTCCGAGCCGCAGCGCCTGGTTAGGACCTGGCCAGCTGCCGACCGTGGAGAGCTTCAGCGTCACGCCCCCTTCAGAGCCGTGGGGGCTGCATTACTCGGGAGCAGCGCTTGGCCCAGAGACACCCTACCGGTGTCCCCGGTGGCGGCCGTAACAAAGATGACAGACAAGTGCCTTGAACATGACAGCCATTTTCTCAGTTGCAGCAGCTGTCGAGCATCTGTGATGCCAACAGAAACTCAGGTCAGGGTGTCGGCAGGGTGTGCCCCCCACAGGCTCCGGGAGGGGTGTCGGCAGGGCGTGCCCCCCCACAGGCTCCGGGAGGGGTGTCGGCAGGGCGTGCCCCCCCACAGGCTCTGGGAGGGGTGTCGGCAGGGCGTGCCCCCCCACAGGCTCCGGGAGGGGCGTCGGCCTCACGGTGGCTCCTGGCTGTGGTGCCCCACTCTGGCCCTGGCTCGTGTTACCCGGCCTCTCCCAGGGTCTGTGTGCAGAGTCCCCTCTTCCTCCGAGGACCCCAGGCCCCGCTCCGCGTGACCGCACCTTGACAAGCTGCCTTTAGGGACCCAGGCCAGCACCCCTGCCCTGCTGCTGAGGCCTAAGCCTGTGTGGGCATCCACGCAGGTCTCAGCGTCCAGTGCCCGGACCAGGGCGCCCACGCCTCTCCTGGGCCCCCCATGCCGGTCCCGGGACTGGCTGGCTGATGTGGCTTTGACACAGCTCACCTCTCAGGCCCCGCGGGCTCTGCCACAGAGTGCGTGGAGTGGTGCGTTCCTTTGGGCTCACCCGTCCTCGGTTTCCCCCTCGTTTCACACGAGCAGTGAGGAAGCTGCAGGCTGCTCCTCCTACGCTTCACGTGAAATCTCAGCCCAGCGCCCCGcacctccctccagccctgctcGCCCCAGTGGAGCTCATCTCTGCCGCTCCTTCAGCGGTCGCCTTGCAGTCGTGTCCAGCAGCGCTGCGACAGGCCTCACCGGAAGGGGCCTTGGGGTCAGGTTTCCCCCGGTCGTCTCCCCAGGGCAACCCCAGCTTTCACGAGCACGCAGCTCAGAAGGTTCCaagtcctcccctcccccagcgccGCAGCCATAGGCACGTTTCTGGGAAAGGTGCTTGCTCCAGCATCATGCTCCACCCGCACTGAAGTCCACCGCCGCTCTGCGGTGGCCGTGACAAAGCCTGCTcgccaggtggcagagtggtacaACCTGCTCCTGGCCCTGCAGGCCGGGTCTGTGGTGGAGGGCTGGGCGGGGCTGCGGGCCCGTGTCTGCGTACCACCCACCCTCTGACAGGTACACTGGTCTACTAGGCTAGGGTCCGCGTCGCTCCCAGACCTTGTCTTCCCTACCGATATCCACAGGTCAGGTCACGGTCTGAGATCCTGGGATCAAGAAGTGGGCGTGTCTCGGAGGGACACGTGGCCTTGCTGCTGGGTTCTGCTTGCTGAGGGCGGGAGCTGGGAGCCCACCGGGCGCTGGTGTGGCTGCCACTGCAGCTGTTACCCGCCGGGTCGGGATGGGAGCCGTTTCCCGCCTGCTCCCAGGCTGTAAAGCCTGGTTCAGCGGGACCCGCCGAACGGCCCGCGCTGACCCTGTCTTCCCCAGGCCATGCGGACGCTCAGCTGGAAGCACACCCTGGGCTTGGTGACAATGGACGTGGAGCTGGCTGACCGCACCCTGTCCGTGGCGGTGACCCCGGTGCAGGCTGTGGTCTTGCTGTATTTCCAGGACCAAGGTGAGCTCCCCAGCTGCGCCCCACCCCGCTTCGGCCACACCCCCAGGAGAACACGGCCTGTCTCCCGAGGAGGGCGGGCGGGCCCGGGCGgctccccgcccccggcccctcccccaGGTCCTGCCCGTCCCGCTGAGCTGGGCCCGTGAGGGGCACGGCGGAGCTCGCCCGCCCACGCCCCGCCGCCTGCCCGCAGCCAGCTGGGGCCTGGAGGAGCTGAGCGAGGCGGTGAAGATGCCGGCCGCGCTGCTGCGGCGCCGCCTGTCCGTGTGGCTGCAGCAGGGCGTGCTGCGCGAGGAGCCGGCCGGCACCTTCTCGGTAGTGGAGGAAGAGCGGCCGCAGGACCGGGACAACATGGTGCTGGTCGACAGCGACGACGAGAGCGACTCGGGCCTGGCCTCGCAAGCCGACCAGAAGGAGGAGGAGCTGCTGGTGCGCCCTGCCCgccgcgggggcggggcgggcgccggggggcggggcgggcgccggggggcggggcgggcgccggggggcggggcgggcgccggggggcggggcgggcgccggggggcggggcgggcgccggggggcggggcgggcgccggggggcggggcggccgaCCTGACCGCGGCGGTTCCCGCAGCTCTTCTGGACGTACATCCAGGCTATGCTGACCAACCTGGAGAGCCTGTCGCTGGAGCGCATCTTCAGCATGCTGCGCATGTTCGTGGTCTCCGGCCCCGCGCTGGCCGAGATCGACCTGCAGGAGCTCCAGGGCTTCCTGCAGAGGAAGGTGCGCGACCAGCAGCTCGTCTACTCCGCCGGCGTCTACCGCCTGCCCAAGAGTTGTGGCTGAGCCGCCACCGGGCCTTGCCCGCCCCCCGCCAGAATGCGAGTAAAGAGATGGTTCTTCATTCTCCGTGTCGTGTCGGCTCTGTGGCCCCAGGGTGGGCGTGTGCGCCAGTTCTGCACACTGGCCTCCCCGCATCCAGGCACCGTGGGGCCCCCCAGCAGGTGGGGCTGCACCCCTGTGTGGGCTCCAGGCCGGCAGGAGTCCCGGCACGTGAGCGTCCAGTCACCGTGGCTAGCGAAAACCCACGTCAGGCTCGTGGCTCCAGCTAACGAGGGgccagccacctgggaaacagacCTCTTGGATCTCCACCCAAGGGCCCCCAGCCTTGGCCTCACCCCTCTGGCCCTTGGGAGAACTCTGGTTCCCCTCCCTCTACTCTGCCTGAGGGTCCAGCCCCCCAGTGCTGGGCTGAGAGCCCCATGGCTCCTTTGCGGGCCCAGTGTGTTGTTAGAACGTGTGAGGCGGGTGAGCAGACAGGCGACCCGTCACGTCTGCAGCACGAGTGGCTGCCTGCATCCCTGCTGTGGTCCAGCAGTCAGTGCTGGGGGCTGACAGTGAGGCATGCTTCCTGAAAAACCCATCCCTCCCACGCCCGAGGTGCGGTTGGGGGCGCCCGGGAGCCTGGCAGTTCCTCCGAGGGAGAGGCCGGGCCCAGGGAGCCAGCTGCCCCCAGGGCTGTGCACAGGCCCTGTCCAGCCACTCTGGGGGCCCAGCACTGGGGGCCCAGCACTGGCCTCGCCCCAGCTCCTAGGAGGCGGTGGGGTGGGTGTTGGTGCCAGGCCTGAGGTCTTCAAGCTATGCTAAGCACCATGGGCACCGCAGCCCAACCTTCATTCATCCAGCTTGTCTGGCTGGACCCGCTGAAGCCTGGTGGCACTGCCCCCGCCCAGGTGACAAAGGCCCCCTTCAAGACAAGTGTCTGCTCTGCCCACCCCCCTCCGCAGGGCCTCCCGGCCCCCTGGCTCCCTCGATCTGCACCCCAGCGCCCCCGCCTGCCCTGCTCTGCTCAAGGGCCCCAGTGCTGGCTCTGCTTCCGGGACTCttctcttttttggccacaccaaggGTCATCTGGGGTCTcggttccccaatcagggaccgAACCCCAGCCATGGCAGGGGCACCTGGAGTCCtgactgctgggccaccaggagcTCGCTCTAGAACTCCTTATGCCCTAGGGTGGGGTTTGCTGTGGAGTTGGAAGGAAGATGTGGAGGGCCTCACAGAGCCTGAGTGGTCTGCGGATGCTGAGAGGCCGGCGGGTGTACCCCTTGGACTCGGCCTGCCGGGGGTCTGTGCTGTCGTCACGGGAAGAGAACTTCCTGCCTGGCACTGGGCCGGGCCTGTCCTCGTTCTCCTAGCCTGGGTGAAACCGGCTGGACCTGCCTGGCAGGGTGGCATTGCCAGCCCCTGGGTGTGGACACACCTGCCCCAAGTCCCTCTGGCCTCAGTGTGTGGGCGAGTGTGGTGAGACCCAGTGCCTCAAGCCGCTGCCTCACTCATCGGGTGCAGAGGTGTGCCAGGAGCCGCCCCCAGAGGCACCATGCGAGGGTCAGGGAGGTCCCCAGTGACCAGGGGTTGGCTGCAGCCCCCAGTGCCCTGAAGGGTCAGGTGTGGGACAGGTATTTCCTCCTGCTGCCTGAGTTTGCTTGGCAGGTCCTtaggggaagaggggaagggcTGAGGTTAACCTTGAGCTCCCGCAAGCTGCACTTGCCTGGTGTGCGGGAAGGTCACACGGGGAACAGACCGCAGAGCTGGCCATGAGTTCTAACTAACAACACAACTAACCCAGAGCTCCCGACGCTGTCGTAGTGCTTTCAGAGCCGACTGCTCCTCGAGGGTGTTCTGCAAACGCTGCCGGGTCCaggcccaggcctcctgcctATCTCAGTCTTGGGGGGAGTGTGGGGACACTAGGCAGCTGCACCCCAGGCCAGCCTCTCACCACCAAGCTGCTGCAGCCCTCATCCTGACAAACGGAGGCTGGGGCTTGCCCACTGTGGACCTCTGGCTTTCCaggcccccacctccctgcccccaggggcAGAAGCACAGGTGGTACTGCTTCAGGTGAAGTGGTCCTCCCCCAAGGCCAGGGCAGCCCTGCCGCCGCCCTGCCTCAGATCTGGCCGGGGCACTCCAGGCCGCCCTACCAGCCCTGTCCATCCCGGAGCCTCCTGCCCGGGGCTCCCCGAGGCCCCCAGCACCCAGGGCAGCGAAGCTCCAGGACAGGCCCTGCCCCCGCCCTCCCTGCCTCACAGCTCCATTGTGAGGTCAGCGCCTTCCGCCGAGCTCCAGCCAGAGGCGTGCGGCGGGCCGGGGGCTGGACATGGCCGCCTGTCCCCAGCCCGACTCCTGCCTGCTCGGCGACCCCCTCGGCCTCGTATGTCTGTCCCTTTTGCTCATCCCTGCTGCAGGTGCGGCCTCCCCCAGCCAGGCCCGGGGGCCATGGGGGCGGGGTTCAGGGGTCAGCCACTGGCGGGTGACGCGGGCCCTTGGCCGCCCGGGCCGTGTCTCTGCAGCTGGAGGCTACTGCGAGTGCAGCCTTGGCCTCAGCCGCGAGGCCCTCATCGCCCTGCTGGTGGTGCTGGCAGGCATCAGCGCTAGCTGCTTCTGCGCCCTGGTCATCGTGGCCGTTGGTGTCATTCGAGCCAAGGGGTGTGTGAATCCCAGGGCCGACTGGTGGCGGGGTGGGGACTGTGGGTCAGGCTGTTCCCCCAGGCTCCCGGTCTCACCGGGTGAGGTCAGCAGGAGGGCTTGGGAAGGATGTCTCCCAGACGGGGTTGGGGAGAGGTGGAGGGAGGCACCTCTGGGTGCCTGGAGGCCAGCTGAGCTGTTCACAGACTCACGCCTCACCTttgtccccccaccccagtgaAACGTGCCCTGCACACATGGACAGCAGGTGAGTGAGACCTCCTCCTCCCAGGGGAGGGCCCCAAGGGTGAGCTGTGCCCTGGGAGGTGGCCGCTGCCTGGGAGGTGCAGGCCGAGGCGGTCGGGGTGGCCTGCAGCCGGCCTGACCCGGGCCGCGTTGCGCAGGATGGTGGGGCACTTCGGGCTGCAGGAAGACCATATGGACCTGCGCACGGTGCACGTGGAGTCTCACCTCATGGACCCCGACACGGCGGTCCCCATGATACAGCCCCTGGAAGAGCATGGCCTCATGACCATCACCATGGACTCGACTCTGGAGGAGCCGCCCCCCCCACCTGAGTAGGGCTCTGGGCGCTAGGGGGAGGGGAATTAAACGGTATTTAGTTACTCTGTGCTGTCCTCCCTGGGCCCCTCGAGGGGTGTCCGCGGTGGGGGGGGCCCTGCACGCATCTGGTCGCCCCCTTTCTCTTCACTGGGGTGCCCGCTCTAGGCTCACGCTGTCCACCCTCCGGGCAGGGGTCCACACCTCTGGGTGTCTGCCCTTCCTGCATGCCTCAGCCCGgctcctccctgcctctgtctgCTGCTTTGTCCTGCGAAGCCTGCAGGCCCcggcccctgccccaccccgggAAAACACTAAGACAGGACCTGTGACTCGCCCAAGTCCAGAGAAGCAGCATGTGACGGGAGGACTTGGGCCGCGTGCCCTGCCCCACCCATGAGTTTCCTTGAGGTTCCGGGAGAGCCCttgtcgggggtgggggtgggagtgcaGATGACTGCCTCCCCTTCCTCAGGAGTGctgccctccccccgccccccaccacatCTGGACGGCGGGCTCAGGGGCCCCTCAGCCATCCACCATGGGGATGGGGCGGTGCTAGGTGGGGACTGCTGTGTGCGCCCTGGGATCACTTGCTGAGTGGAGACAGAGGGGTCTGCGCAGCAGGGCGCACTGGCTCCTAAGTTGTGTTGCTGCTGAGTTGGGCAGGGGAGAGATTGTGGGGGATGGCGTGGTCCAGTTGCTCAGGCCTCCTGGGGTCACGGGATGGCACTCCACACAGGTGAGGAGGGGGTGCGGTCTTTACAGCGCTGCTGGCCCGGAGCCAAGTGGAGCTCAGAGCTTTGGGACAGGTGGCTGGCAGTGCCCTGCCTTTGGCTGTGTGCCCAGCCTCCACCCTAGGCGCAGGACCAGCCGTGGGACAGGAACTGTCTGTGCTCAGGCCGGAGAGTTGATATTTGTGCGGCCGCCGCAGGGTCGGACAGGCTCTGGCAACACGCGGACAGCGGACCTCCACGACTGTCCCCATGCGGAGTCCCTCCTTTCCCTCGtgggggccgccgccgccgccgccgctgcagctgctactgctgctgttgccGTGGCCAGTCTGGACCCAGGCGCCCGCCGCAGCCGCCTCCTGGGGAACCCCGGGCGCCCTAGGCTGCCCCGAGGCTTGCGTGTGCGCGCCGGGGGGCCAGGCCAACTGCTCGGGGCGCGCGCTGCCCGCCGTGCCAGGGGGCTTGAACCGGCGCGTCCGCGTGCTGCTGCTGAACCACAACCGCGTGCACGCGCTGCCTCCCGGCGCCTTCGTGGATGCCGGCGCGCTGCTCCGCCTGGACCTGCGCGAGAATGGACTGCGCTGGGTGCACGCGCGGGCCTTCTGGGGCCTGGGCGCGCTGGAGCAGCTAGACCTCAGCGCCAACCAGCTAGAGGGGCTGCTGCCCGGCACTTTCGCGCCACTGCGCGCTCTGCGCGCCCTCTCGCTGGCTGAGAACCGGCTGGCGCGCCTAGAGCCCGCAGCGCTGGGCGCGCTCCCGCTGCTGCGCGCGCTCAGCCTGCAGGACAACGACCTGCCTGCGCTCCCGTCCGGGCTCCTGGCTGGCCTGCCAGCTCTCAATACGCTGCGCCTGCGCGGCAACCCCTGGACCTGTGGCTGCGCGCTGCGCCCACTCTGCGCCTGGCTTCGCGGACACCCGCGGCACGCGCCAGGTGAGCCCTCGGGGGCGCGGGCGGGCCGGGCGGGCCGCTACCCCCGCGACCGTCTGACGCCGCGCCCGTGTCCCGCAGAGGCCGAGACGCTGCTTTGCGTATCGCCGGGGCGCCTGACGCTCAGCCCCTTGACCGCCTTCCCGGACGCCGCCTTCAGCCACTGCGCGCGGCCCCTTGCCGCGCAGGATCTGGCCGTGGTCTATGCTCTCGGGCCCGTCTCCTTCCTCGCTAGCCTGGCCGCCTGTCTGGCCCTGGGCTCCGCGTTCACTGCCTGCGGCGctcgccaccgccgccgccgccgccgcgccgccgcccgccgccaGCAGAGGCGGCAGCCGGATCCTGGCCCCGGCACAGCCTCGCCTGCGGCCACCGCCGCCCAAGCTTGAGGGGCCGCGGCCGCCCTCGAACCTCTCCCCACCCGCTTGCCCCTCCCGCATTCCTGACGGCGTCAACAAGCGACTCAGCTCGAAATTTTCGCGACATTCCTTTTGGCATCACCACTGCACAcaccgggcggggcggggggtcgGCG encodes:
- the ANAPC2 gene encoding anaphase-promoting complex subunit 2; this encodes MAAATEAGRDAGPAQELLAAWNTVSTGLVPPAALGLASSRTSGAVPPKEEELRAAVEVLRGHGLHSVLEEWFVEVLQTDLQANISLEFWNAISQRENCADEPQCLLLLLDAFGLLESRLDPYLRSLELLEKWTRLGLLLGTGAQGLREKVHTTLRGVLFFSTPRAFQEMIQRLYGRFLRVYMQSKRKGEGGTDPELEGELDSRYARRRYYRLLQSPLCAGCGSDKQQCWCRQALEQFHQLSQVLHKLSLLERVSAEAVTSTLHQVTRERMEDRCRGEYERSFLREFHKWIERVVGWLGKVFLQDGPSRPASPEPGATLRRWRCHVQRFFYRIYAGLRIEELFSIIRDFPDSRPAVEDLKYCLERTDQRPQLLVSLKAALETRLLHPGVNTCDIITLYISAIKALRVLDPSMVVLEVACEPIRRYLRTREDTVRQIVAGLTGDSDGTGDLAVELSKTDPASLETGQDSEDDSGEPEDWVPDPVDADPGKSSSKRRSSDIISLLVSIYGSKDLFINEYRSLLADRLLHQFSFSPEREIRNVELLKLRFGEAPMHFCEVMLKDMADSRRINANIREEDEKRPAEEQPPFGVYAVILSSEFWPPFKDEKLEVPEDIREALEAYCRKYEKLKAMRTLSWKHTLGLVTMDVELADRTLSVAVTPVQAVVLLYFQDQASWGLEELSEAVKMPAALLRRRLSVWLQQGVLREEPAGTFSVVEEERPQDRDNMVLVDSDDESDSGLASQADQKEEELLLFWTYIQAMLTNLESLSLERIFSMLRMFVVSGPALAEIDLQELQGFLQRKVRDQQLVYSAGVYRLPKSCG
- the TMEM210 gene encoding transmembrane protein 210, which gives rise to MAACPQPDSCLLGDPLGLVCLSLLLIPAAGAASPSQARGPWGRGSGVSHWRVTRALGRPGRVSAAGGYCECSLGLSREALIALLVVLAGISASCFCALVIVAVGVIRAKGETCPAHMDSRMVGHFGLQEDHMDLRTVHVESHLMDPDTAVPMIQPLEEHGLMTITMDSTLEEPPPPPE
- the LRRC26 gene encoding leucine-rich repeat-containing protein 26; protein product: MRSPSFPSWGPPPPPPLQLLLLLLPWPVWTQAPAAAASWGTPGALGCPEACVCAPGGQANCSGRALPAVPGGLNRRVRVLLLNHNRVHALPPGAFVDAGALLRLDLRENGLRWVHARAFWGLGALEQLDLSANQLEGLLPGTFAPLRALRALSLAENRLARLEPAALGALPLLRALSLQDNDLPALPSGLLAGLPALNTLRLRGNPWTCGCALRPLCAWLRGHPRHAPEAETLLCVSPGRLTLSPLTAFPDAAFSHCARPLAAQDLAVVYALGPVSFLASLAACLALGSAFTACGARHRRRRRRAAARRQQRRQPDPGPGTASPAATAAQA